The following are from one region of the Ischnura elegans chromosome X, ioIscEleg1.1, whole genome shotgun sequence genome:
- the LOC124171727 gene encoding uncharacterized protein LOC124171727 produces the protein MDNASYHSVVRDKPPTTSTRKSDIQDWLMKKNIPYTCCQTRAELLELVQAAKGIKEFELDIMAANAGHTVVRLPPFHCQYNPIEMVWAQVKRQVADRNTTFKMKDLEDITNQVIDEVTQDAWAACVRHAEQLQDEDLKKEIARDAIMEPIIIQPTESDSENEDTDGREDEEVEILATPLQQ, from the exons ATGGACAATGCCAGCTACCACTCCGTTGTGAGGGATAAGCCGCCCACGACCTCCACGAGGAAGTCCGATATTCAGGATTGGCTGATGAAGAAGAATATCCCATACACCTGTTGCCAGACTAGGGCGGAATTATTGGAATTGGTGCAAGCAGCGAAGGGGATAAAAGAATTTGAGCTAGATATTATGGCTGCAAACGCAGGACATACTGTCGTAAGACTTCCGCCATTTCATTGCCAATACAATCCAATTGAAATGGTGTGGGCACAAGTAAAAAGACAGGTAGCTGACAGGAATACCACGTTCAAGATGAAAGACCTTGAAGACATCACTAATCAG GTCATCGATGAAGTGACGCAGGATGCGTGGGCTGCATGTGTCCGTCACGCAGAACAGCTGCAAGATGAAGATCTGAAAAAAGAAATTGCTAGGGACGCTATTATGGAGCCGATAATTATACAGCCCACGGAAAGTGACTCCGAAAATGAAGACACTgacgggagggaagacgaggaggttgaaatattagccacaccactccagcaataa